One stretch of Pontiella desulfatans DNA includes these proteins:
- a CDS encoding sulfatase-like hydrolase/transferase, translated as MKKPLFILGLVVIAGISNAQIIKILGRKPNASTAPNIIMMMADDMGPGDVGYYGWNDKMEDPVLTPHLDAMASSGLRFDRFYAQSPVCSPTRGSCISGRHAFRYGIWEANQGGGRVEEITLPDVLKKHAGYTTGHFGKWHLGRMVPHQDWGQATRMDHYTPGMAGFDEWFSVTHSVKTYDPYGPAGVDDPPEMDSDYNPYYHNGVEYTDPLFGDTSEIIMDRAIPFMDRAVSQGKPFMACIWFHTPHKDLDASAADQALYPSGSDGEKKYYGSITAMDRQIGRLRTWLRAKGIENNTILWFTTDNGQTTGSSGPYLASKRHLFDGGIRVPTVLEWPAKVPANRTTGFLASTSDYFLTHLDAAGIDYVDPHPRDGISLVPCIEGAMSARANSIAFQSHDTSVIMSQAFKAMKVRPGAYSDGFTERQGFPIDEWLLFDMTLTNQYLIERENISAGNATVLFSLTTEYDLWNLSCSNSYHGADYDAPFTASGDYKGLASDD; from the coding sequence ATGAAGAAACCATTGTTTATTTTGGGACTGGTGGTCATTGCCGGCATCTCGAACGCACAAATTATCAAGATCCTGGGGCGCAAACCGAACGCTTCGACGGCACCGAACATCATCATGATGATGGCCGACGATATGGGGCCGGGCGATGTGGGCTATTATGGATGGAATGATAAGATGGAGGATCCCGTCTTGACGCCGCATCTTGATGCGATGGCCTCGTCCGGCCTGCGTTTCGACCGTTTCTACGCGCAGTCGCCGGTCTGCTCGCCAACGCGCGGCAGTTGCATTTCCGGCCGCCACGCCTTTCGCTATGGCATCTGGGAGGCCAACCAGGGCGGCGGACGCGTGGAGGAAATTACGCTGCCCGATGTGCTGAAGAAACATGCGGGCTATACCACCGGGCATTTTGGAAAATGGCACCTGGGTCGAATGGTGCCGCACCAGGACTGGGGGCAGGCCACGCGGATGGATCACTACACGCCGGGCATGGCCGGTTTCGATGAATGGTTTTCGGTGACGCATTCCGTAAAGACCTACGATCCCTACGGCCCAGCCGGGGTCGATGATCCGCCCGAAATGGATTCCGACTATAATCCCTATTACCACAACGGCGTCGAATACACCGATCCTTTGTTTGGCGATACTTCCGAAATCATTATGGATCGGGCGATTCCTTTCATGGACCGCGCGGTCAGCCAGGGTAAGCCGTTCATGGCTTGCATCTGGTTCCATACGCCGCACAAGGATCTGGATGCCAGCGCCGCCGACCAGGCGCTCTATCCCAGCGGAAGCGATGGCGAGAAAAAATACTATGGCTCCATCACGGCGATGGATCGGCAGATCGGTCGCCTGCGCACGTGGCTCCGAGCAAAGGGCATCGAGAACAACACGATTCTGTGGTTCACCACCGACAACGGCCAGACCACCGGCTCGTCGGGCCCCTATCTCGCTTCGAAGCGGCATTTGTTCGATGGCGGGATTCGCGTACCCACCGTTCTCGAGTGGCCGGCGAAGGTTCCGGCTAATCGCACCACCGGTTTCCTGGCCAGCACGAGCGACTATTTCCTGACGCATCTCGATGCGGCAGGGATCGACTATGTTGATCCGCATCCGCGCGACGGGATCAGCCTCGTGCCTTGCATCGAGGGGGCCATGTCCGCGCGCGCTAACTCGATTGCGTTCCAGTCGCACGACACCTCGGTCATTATGAGTCAGGCCTTCAAGGCCATGAAGGTGCGCCCGGGGGCCTATTCCGACGGGTTTACCGAAAGGCAAGGGTTTCCTATTGATGAATGGCTGTTGTTCGACATGACGCTCACCAATCAATATTTGATCGAGCGCGAGAACATTTCCGCTGGCAATGCGACCGTCCTTTTCTCTCTTACGACGGAGTATGACCTTTGGAACCTTTCGTGCAGCAACAGCTACCACGGCGCGGACTATGATGCTCCGTTCACTGCCAGTGGCGACTACAAGGGATTGGCTAGCGATGATTGA
- a CDS encoding serine/threonine protein kinase yields the protein MNEFNQREAESLKDAGTLVSQFLDSGNDVLTEEELAATSPILNSLDESRYHFTNENFMVAGGEKTISKVYDSQADRYVAIARPRKRETRSDMEQFLREARLTAKLQHPNILPVYEIGLDGEGIPYFVMRLLTGEGLRQIVHRQKDNEDDYREKYPMDRLLSIFLDVCDAVTYAHSRGVLHLDIKPSNVRVGRHGQTILYDWGLAKVVGGDETQLDDDAEEFDSDVLNDMTLSGMMKGTPGYMAPEQTVAKGFVSTRADVYALGALLYFILTGRVPVKGDTVQEIVRNTREGRILNPRVRLPASKVSTSLAAVSLKALSLDPSNRYGTAKELADEVTRYLRGYATRAERAGLFKQLQLYGRRHNKMLTVALLFFIVLAAVVGFSLVKVSVQRRAAETNFSLYRAEAERSGKLYEDMKAFMLRSASSGDFWDVGLMEELVLAEMGKTVSGDYRKELHWMLGVIAFIREEYNTAEGHFEESGTALNSVFRKQARLGIELKADDSVLLSDAQFAQMLEMPVTKAKFRKQILYYAYYERKNRPSTINPEEHLPVAIAMLNLINDTPGWGGKLKLKPLEGGGYHLNLSGAPYMMFSPPQYTGEGFVSILRPLNLKTIDISNTEVRDFSEFRRLRNLETLIARNVEIYDQKDAVYRLSNLDIRKLIISEGMLSEKNLKKLRKALDVDVVPAS from the coding sequence ATGAATGAATTCAATCAGCGGGAAGCCGAGTCCCTGAAGGATGCCGGGACACTGGTATCCCAGTTCCTTGATTCCGGCAATGATGTACTGACTGAGGAGGAGCTGGCAGCGACGTCGCCGATCCTGAATTCGCTGGACGAATCCCGCTACCACTTTACCAACGAAAACTTCATGGTGGCCGGCGGTGAAAAAACCATTTCCAAGGTCTACGATTCGCAGGCCGACCGCTATGTGGCGATCGCCCGTCCTCGAAAGCGGGAGACACGTTCGGATATGGAGCAGTTCCTGCGGGAGGCGCGCCTCACCGCCAAACTGCAGCATCCAAATATTCTGCCGGTCTACGAGATTGGACTCGACGGCGAAGGCATTCCGTATTTTGTGATGCGCCTGCTCACGGGCGAGGGGCTCCGGCAGATTGTCCACCGGCAAAAGGACAACGAAGACGACTATCGTGAGAAATATCCGATGGATCGCCTGCTCTCGATTTTTCTCGATGTATGCGATGCCGTCACCTATGCCCATTCGCGCGGGGTGCTGCATCTTGACATTAAGCCGTCCAACGTGCGCGTCGGGCGTCACGGGCAGACCATTCTTTACGACTGGGGTTTGGCCAAGGTGGTGGGTGGCGATGAAACGCAGCTGGACGATGACGCCGAGGAATTCGATTCGGACGTGCTGAACGACATGACCCTGTCGGGCATGATGAAGGGCACCCCGGGCTATATGGCACCGGAGCAAACGGTGGCCAAGGGCTTTGTCAGCACGCGGGCGGATGTCTATGCGCTTGGCGCATTGCTCTATTTTATCCTCACCGGTCGGGTTCCAGTGAAAGGTGACACGGTCCAGGAAATTGTCCGAAACACGCGGGAGGGCCGCATTCTGAACCCGCGGGTGCGCCTGCCGGCCTCCAAGGTGTCCACAAGCCTTGCCGCCGTTTCCCTCAAGGCGTTATCGCTCGATCCCTCCAACCGCTATGGAACGGCTAAAGAACTGGCGGACGAGGTTACACGTTATCTGCGTGGGTATGCCACCCGAGCCGAACGGGCGGGGCTCTTCAAGCAACTGCAGCTCTATGGTCGCCGTCATAACAAGATGCTGACCGTGGCGCTGCTCTTTTTCATTGTGTTGGCGGCTGTGGTTGGCTTTTCGCTGGTCAAGGTGAGTGTTCAGCGGCGCGCGGCCGAAACCAATTTTTCGTTGTATCGCGCCGAGGCCGAACGCTCGGGTAAGCTCTATGAAGATATGAAGGCCTTCATGCTGCGTTCGGCTTCATCCGGCGATTTCTGGGATGTCGGTCTGATGGAAGAACTGGTGCTGGCTGAAATGGGTAAAACTGTCAGCGGGGACTACCGCAAGGAGTTGCATTGGATGCTGGGGGTCATTGCCTTTATTCGCGAGGAATACAACACCGCCGAAGGCCATTTTGAAGAATCGGGAACTGCTTTAAACAGTGTATTTCGTAAGCAGGCACGGCTGGGCATCGAACTCAAGGCCGATGACTCGGTCCTGCTCAGTGATGCTCAGTTTGCGCAGATGCTGGAAATGCCCGTAACCAAAGCCAAGTTCCGCAAGCAGATTCTTTATTACGCCTATTACGAACGTAAGAACCGTCCTTCAACGATTAATCCGGAGGAGCATCTGCCTGTGGCGATCGCCATGCTGAACCTCATCAACGACACTCCGGGATGGGGCGGTAAGCTGAAACTGAAGCCGTTGGAGGGCGGGGGCTATCACCTGAATCTCAGCGGTGCGCCCTATATGATGTTCAGTCCGCCTCAGTACACGGGAGAAGGGTTTGTTAGCATCCTTCGGCCTTTAAACCTGAAAACGATCGATATCAGCAATACCGAGGTCCGCGATTTTTCTGAATTCCGTCGTCTTCGCAATCTCGAAACACTGATTGCACGTAATGTGGAAATTTATGATCAAAAAGATGCCGTTTATCGCCTGAGCAACCTGGACATTCGCAAGTTGATTATTTCGGAGGGGATGCTGTCGGAGAAAAACCTGAAGAAGCTGCGCAAGGCCCTGGATGTGGATGTGGTTCCCGCCAGTTAG
- a CDS encoding Calx-beta domain-containing protein, producing MLNNTNGWSGSAVVTNLAYIYDGANKGFPVVGTHTKVLDVAGGATNAIDGASSSVVWVDSIINAEAFWSEPGHPEVDTNANACVYVNANGNLVAGHTEYGSSNLIWSVFDAVAISSNDWNRVALQLDYRTHYYSILLNGVMLEHAVGRTTPNGSGAGGVWFPMIGTFPFVGIALEGDAFVDDLVVSEDAPYVSITVADAGAVAEGDRGTTFASFTISLSSTSSVPVRFDYATSDGTAVAGTDYIAKSGILVIPAGVLQAVVDVEIFGDTEEESDLDFFLEVSNLVNALIVDAHGSATIVDDDVVISADLVVTGTTSKITDGALSNPSGGVTNHFSASETVDWVVWNGASITPAERKNGGMAFTGFSSIQSWSIGTGNRIFTAWEDGTVVPAATNFSGLAMTDVGQDVPYTAVDFSIGLQPVTAGSYYRLKIYSTDKRNNSSVKYWDVDSRSHVVATSETDNDAADLRIHEIIISNVTANATLPLQLAGERTGSGFPVVLGGMELILVGSLLPPPEEGGYAGWTGDFLLSGTNALLIADPDGSGYNNLYEYAFGGNPTNADDNGADPTYGLNGDQIEYVYLRRNDTNLNYAVVVGTNLFSGSWSSNDVLEVGSATKDGNYDSVTNYIPTVGKTNGFIRVQVDVL from the coding sequence ATGCTGAATAATACCAATGGCTGGAGCGGAAGTGCGGTGGTCACTAATCTGGCCTACATCTACGATGGTGCAAATAAGGGCTTTCCAGTGGTTGGAACCCACACCAAGGTGCTCGACGTCGCAGGCGGCGCAACCAACGCGATTGATGGGGCGTCTTCATCGGTTGTTTGGGTTGATTCCATCATCAACGCCGAAGCTTTTTGGTCGGAGCCGGGGCATCCCGAAGTGGACACCAACGCCAACGCCTGTGTTTACGTAAACGCCAACGGCAACTTGGTGGCCGGGCACACCGAATATGGCTCGTCCAACCTGATCTGGAGTGTTTTCGATGCCGTGGCCATTTCTTCTAATGATTGGAACCGCGTGGCCCTCCAGCTCGACTACCGCACGCACTATTATTCCATCCTGCTCAACGGCGTTATGCTTGAACACGCCGTTGGTCGCACCACACCGAACGGATCGGGCGCAGGCGGTGTGTGGTTTCCAATGATTGGAACTTTCCCGTTCGTCGGCATTGCGCTCGAAGGTGATGCGTTTGTTGACGATCTCGTCGTTTCAGAAGACGCGCCGTATGTTTCCATCACCGTGGCCGATGCCGGAGCTGTGGCTGAAGGCGACAGGGGGACCACATTCGCCAGCTTCACTATTTCGCTCTCCAGCACCAGTTCTGTCCCTGTGAGGTTCGATTATGCCACTTCCGATGGAACCGCCGTTGCGGGAACGGACTATATCGCAAAATCCGGAATACTCGTTATTCCCGCAGGCGTTTTGCAGGCCGTGGTTGATGTGGAAATCTTCGGCGATACCGAAGAGGAATCGGATCTCGATTTTTTCCTGGAAGTCAGCAACCTGGTCAACGCGCTGATCGTCGATGCGCATGGTTCCGCAACCATCGTGGATGACGATGTTGTGATTAGTGCGGATCTGGTTGTTACGGGAACCACATCGAAAATTACCGATGGCGCACTGAGCAATCCAAGCGGTGGTGTAACAAACCATTTCTCTGCCTCAGAAACGGTGGACTGGGTGGTTTGGAACGGCGCATCCATCACGCCAGCCGAACGTAAGAACGGTGGAATGGCCTTTACGGGCTTCAGCTCCATCCAATCGTGGTCAATAGGCACTGGCAACCGAATCTTCACCGCGTGGGAAGATGGAACGGTGGTTCCCGCCGCAACCAACTTCAGTGGGCTCGCCATGACTGATGTGGGGCAGGACGTGCCATACACCGCGGTGGACTTTTCGATCGGTCTTCAGCCCGTCACCGCCGGAAGCTACTACAGGCTGAAGATCTATTCGACCGACAAGCGGAACAACTCATCCGTCAAATACTGGGATGTTGACAGCCGTTCCCATGTGGTTGCTACATCGGAAACGGATAACGATGCTGCGGATTTGCGCATCCATGAAATCATCATTTCGAACGTAACAGCCAACGCAACCCTGCCGTTGCAACTTGCCGGCGAGCGCACGGGCAGCGGATTCCCGGTGGTACTCGGTGGCATGGAACTGATCTTGGTGGGTTCGTTGCTTCCGCCTCCGGAAGAGGGCGGATACGCTGGATGGACGGGCGACTTTCTCCTGAGCGGAACGAATGCTTTGCTGATTGCTGATCCAGATGGCTCTGGATACAACAACCTCTACGAATACGCCTTCGGCGGCAACCCCACCAATGCGGACGATAACGGTGCCGATCCGACCTACGGGCTGAATGGCGACCAGATTGAATATGTCTACCTGCGCCGCAACGATACCAACCTGAATTATGCAGTTGTGGTTGGCACCAACCTGTTCTCCGGAAGCTGGAGTAGCAATGACGTTCTCGAAGTGGGTTCCGCCACCAAAGATGGAAATTATGATTCGGTTACCAATTATATTCCAACGGTTGGAAAAACCAACGGATTCATACGCGTCCAGGTGGATGTGCTCTAG
- a CDS encoding RNA polymerase sigma factor: MNQEERETYRTRITLLEKVQNQYDNQAWDEFAASYQDYIYGVLRHLNIPYEDAGDLLQQVLLKLWKKLPEIEIHKLKRFRSYLAVTTRNCAHDYVRKKISDRNKHEKLRESNELEYFDSITMPDINRIAEQEWNNYIAGLALKNISQDFSDEAIDLFKGLMAEQDIKELAEKLGMGLSTAYRLKSRMKERLIAQIKSLNDYLG; this comes from the coding sequence ATGAATCAGGAAGAACGAGAAACCTACCGCACCCGGATCACCCTGCTTGAAAAGGTGCAAAACCAATACGACAATCAGGCATGGGACGAGTTTGCCGCGTCGTATCAGGACTATATCTATGGCGTGCTGCGCCACTTGAACATTCCCTACGAGGATGCCGGCGACCTGCTCCAACAGGTGCTGCTCAAGCTCTGGAAAAAGCTGCCGGAGATCGAAATTCACAAGCTCAAGCGCTTCCGCAGCTATCTCGCCGTCACCACCCGCAACTGTGCCCACGACTATGTTCGCAAAAAAATCAGCGACCGCAACAAGCACGAAAAACTACGCGAGTCTAACGAGCTGGAATATTTCGATTCCATTACCATGCCCGATATCAACCGCATTGCTGAGCAGGAGTGGAACAACTACATTGCCGGCCTTGCCCTCAAGAATATCTCGCAGGATTTTTCGGACGAAGCGATCGACCTTTTCAAGGGACTCATGGCGGAGCAGGACATCAAAGAATTGGCCGAGAAACTGGGCATGGGACTCAGCACCGCCTACCGACTGAAAAGCCGCATGAAGGAACGCCTGATCGCCCAGATCAAGAGCCTTAATGATTATCTGGGGTAG
- a CDS encoding fibronectin type III domain-containing protein — MKKSLIALLMGAGMITAASAQTSSIINTDFKAIEGYSDGTIVGKPTASPKWEHVENTAPNAFEITDSAGDGYADQTLTIDDFGTNNLGQYVYLDATSAGNEVDDEWSGIMDFKLELNDAFAGAPVTLTRTKIFNIGLSTVNSNNLRDVHLEDAFVTVKTDNDGSLQFQFNGSDNMVVLPVEDTGWDPEDGLGGGADFVTDDLRLSWTMRKTANEGVYGAWASIENLGTGSNYTSAATLHHSRIDVYTNTAPYFLMGRVENADFNGGTNVHSVIVDKLSFEKVSNVAPMPVPPAVSVLSGDQQATLSWGFLYDVDSYKVEVSDFSTGPWAEATNGLSNTVAEYTDTDLVNNQVYYYRVTAFYGAAEALSEVVIAKPLSVVTGPIFATSFKASEGYVGGDLANQKNWVALSGTGANAFEVDAAGDGYADTAPNGATWNTTNGNTVYWSSAMSNGVNATWSGTVDFQLSAVAFPGAYKTNAWYEYDIVEGITNSIATNEVVRNIGTAQNQNFIALDLALTLSDADPLDVNDTNQVNLCVQSRSAFGLRTAFNSAGNNRALNTAMEPEKLGWDPAWSNPTNLLADGPDFESDRIRLTYTIQKTAGQDFYVAFATLSNLVTGAVSSNDGTNPSKVADWWEYEKPGAYAAPLLRFAMGKSKLADGTQNPGDVAVSSELDVKIDSVSLTHSNGAAPLLFPPSWSEATPVASSSTANELTWQSGMSATEGYVVLRSLYDGGPYATNAVVSNATSYVDTDVNDVWTYYYVLRSYQGAFHSANSSQESGTIIPVSSILKLGGTGSTYANLETQNKPKLDNTDSGTTLSNITVRSGIFIENGNPATLQSMGTLDNTLRGYIQTHETDYNRSRVFNRIDPQLVKYELSGGTATNSAILTYVLASEMDDPDVVAAGEVDLTAAAYEYALSMNNFSLMDNATTGKYARALVRQDSTWYVSEAYMEDASVLSIADIGNAATNWLTLDITPVDTFWTALGQPVVNPTLDHVDAIGWYIENGKVVQVLTLSVSAQNASAISEYKWWGAEHLLLDDDMASDPDGDGALNLLEFGLNGDPNNPADTGVDPELDVVNVGGTNYMQYVHLQRIGDNLGVDYSIKDTYNLVYIPITNETEIAAQYMGDYDESYETVTNLIPAEGSVKFLRLELEEL; from the coding sequence GTGAAAAAATCATTGATAGCCTTGCTTATGGGCGCGGGCATGATCACCGCAGCATCGGCACAAACCAGCAGTATCATCAATACCGACTTTAAGGCGATTGAAGGATATTCCGATGGAACCATTGTCGGAAAACCTACAGCCTCTCCGAAATGGGAGCATGTTGAGAATACGGCACCGAATGCATTTGAAATTACTGATTCGGCAGGCGATGGATATGCTGATCAAACCTTGACGATTGATGATTTTGGTACCAATAACCTCGGGCAATATGTCTATCTCGATGCCACATCGGCCGGTAACGAGGTGGATGATGAGTGGTCGGGCATTATGGATTTTAAGCTTGAGCTGAATGATGCTTTTGCCGGGGCTCCGGTCACGCTGACCCGTACGAAAATCTTCAACATCGGTTTATCGACGGTGAATAGCAATAACCTGCGGGATGTTCATCTGGAAGATGCATTTGTGACGGTAAAAACCGACAATGATGGATCCTTGCAGTTCCAGTTTAACGGAAGTGATAATATGGTGGTTCTGCCGGTTGAAGATACCGGATGGGATCCCGAAGACGGCCTTGGCGGAGGTGCCGACTTTGTCACGGACGATCTGCGCCTTTCCTGGACGATGCGTAAAACCGCAAATGAAGGGGTTTATGGTGCATGGGCATCCATCGAGAACCTTGGTACAGGATCGAATTATACCAGCGCTGCGACGCTCCACCATTCGCGTATCGATGTGTACACCAATACGGCTCCGTACTTTCTCATGGGTCGTGTTGAAAATGCCGACTTTAATGGCGGCACCAATGTTCATAGCGTAATTGTCGATAAGCTGAGTTTCGAAAAGGTATCGAATGTTGCACCGATGCCGGTGCCGCCGGCGGTTTCCGTTCTTTCGGGGGATCAGCAGGCAACCCTCTCCTGGGGATTCCTATACGATGTGGACAGCTACAAGGTTGAGGTATCCGATTTTTCGACCGGGCCCTGGGCTGAAGCAACCAATGGCCTGTCAAATACGGTTGCTGAGTATACCGACACCGATCTCGTAAACAATCAGGTCTACTATTATAGAGTCACGGCATTTTATGGGGCCGCGGAGGCGCTTTCCGAGGTTGTGATCGCTAAACCGCTTTCCGTGGTTACCGGCCCCATATTTGCAACTTCGTTTAAAGCGTCCGAAGGGTATGTCGGTGGTGACTTGGCGAACCAGAAAAATTGGGTTGCACTGTCTGGAACCGGCGCAAATGCATTCGAGGTGGATGCCGCAGGCGACGGCTATGCCGATACCGCGCCCAACGGTGCAACCTGGAACACGACCAATGGAAACACGGTATACTGGTCTTCGGCCATGTCGAACGGGGTGAATGCCACCTGGAGCGGCACGGTGGACTTCCAGCTCTCAGCCGTTGCCTTTCCGGGAGCCTATAAAACCAACGCGTGGTACGAGTACGATATCGTGGAAGGCATCACGAACAGCATTGCTACCAATGAAGTGGTTCGTAATATCGGAACGGCACAGAATCAGAACTTTATTGCTCTTGATCTGGCACTGACCCTGTCGGATGCGGATCCTCTGGACGTAAACGACACGAATCAGGTCAACCTTTGTGTACAGTCCCGTTCTGCTTTTGGGTTAAGGACGGCCTTCAACTCCGCGGGCAACAATCGTGCGCTGAACACGGCCATGGAGCCTGAAAAGCTTGGATGGGATCCCGCTTGGAGCAATCCGACCAATCTGCTGGCCGACGGTCCGGATTTTGAATCCGATAGGATCCGTTTGACCTATACCATCCAGAAAACAGCGGGGCAGGACTTTTACGTGGCATTCGCTACGTTGTCGAATCTGGTGACCGGTGCAGTATCTTCTAACGACGGTACGAACCCTTCAAAAGTTGCTGATTGGTGGGAATATGAAAAGCCCGGAGCCTATGCTGCTCCGTTGCTTCGTTTTGCCATGGGAAAATCCAAGCTCGCGGACGGAACGCAAAATCCCGGGGATGTTGCAGTCAGCAGCGAGCTGGACGTCAAGATCGATTCCGTCAGCCTGACCCATTCCAACGGCGCGGCACCGCTGCTGTTTCCGCCGAGCTGGTCGGAAGCCACACCGGTTGCATCTTCGTCAACCGCCAACGAACTGACTTGGCAAAGCGGTATGTCGGCGACCGAAGGCTATGTCGTTCTCCGCTCGCTCTACGATGGAGGCCCCTATGCAACGAATGCGGTGGTTTCCAATGCAACCTCGTATGTGGATACAGACGTCAACGATGTTTGGACCTATTACTATGTGCTCCGTTCCTACCAAGGTGCATTCCACAGTGCCAACTCGTCGCAGGAAAGCGGAACCATCATCCCGGTTTCCAGTATCTTGAAACTGGGAGGAACCGGAAGCACCTATGCTAATTTGGAAACCCAGAACAAGCCGAAGCTGGATAATACGGACTCGGGGACAACCCTAAGCAACATTACGGTTCGGTCGGGAATATTCATCGAAAACGGAAATCCGGCGACCCTGCAAAGTATGGGCACCTTGGACAACACCCTTCGGGGCTATATCCAGACGCATGAAACGGATTATAATCGTTCCCGCGTGTTCAACCGAATCGATCCGCAGTTAGTCAAATATGAACTGAGTGGTGGAACCGCCACCAACAGCGCGATTTTGACCTACGTTCTCGCGTCGGAAATGGACGACCCGGACGTCGTTGCCGCAGGCGAGGTGGATCTGACGGCGGCCGCATACGAATACGCGCTCTCCATGAATAACTTCAGTTTGATGGACAACGCGACCACCGGCAAATACGCCCGCGCCTTGGTTCGTCAGGATTCGACCTGGTACGTCAGCGAAGCCTACATGGAAGATGCTTCCGTGCTGTCGATCGCGGATATTGGAAATGCCGCCACAAACTGGCTGACGCTGGATATCACCCCGGTCGACACATTCTGGACTGCGCTGGGCCAGCCGGTCGTGAACCCGACTCTGGATCATGTCGACGCCATCGGCTGGTACATTGAAAACGGTAAGGTGGTGCAGGTGCTCACGCTAAGTGTTTCCGCTCAGAATGCTTCGGCTATCTCGGAATATAAATGGTGGGGAGCTGAACACCTGCTGCTCGATGACGACATGGCTTCCGACCCGGATGGCGATGGCGCGCTTAATCTGCTGGAGTTCGGGTTGAACGGTGATCCGAATAACCCTGCCGACACCGGTGTTGATCCAGAGTTGGATGTTGTGAACGTGGGGGGAACAAACTATATGCAGTATGTCCATCTCCAGCGGATTGGCGATAATCTAGGCGTTGATTACTCGATCAAGGATACCTACAACCTTGTTTATATCCCGATCACGAACGAAACGGAAATCGCCGCGCAATACATGGGCGACTACGACGAGAGCTACGAAACGGTCACCAACCTGATCCCGGCAGAGGGCAGTGTTAAGTTCCTCCGCCTTGAGCTCGAAGAACTATAG
- a CDS encoding PEP-CTERM sorting domain-containing protein (PEP-CTERM proteins occur, often in large numbers, in the proteomes of bacteria that also encode an exosortase, a predicted intramembrane cysteine proteinase. The presence of a PEP-CTERM domain at a protein's C-terminus predicts cleavage within the sorting domain, followed by covalent anchoring to some some component of the (usually Gram-negative) cell surface. Many PEP-CTERM proteins exhibit an unusual sequence composition that includes large numbers of potential glycosylation sites. Expression of one such protein has been shown restore the ability of a bacterium to form floc, a type of biofilm.), translating to MKKHAGTLVVFVALGMGAVAMAGVTLSFDNDASDYYGDSNDRTLAFNLSMGSPSVIPDNLSFTNALGITGSSTGAGSVVLTATAGFGFTSTNASWDNTDYGTLGGNNTLVMSQNKGTIQGLNPRGDSEKFNLNEILWFEVSGLGDGQTMELSGFTQLDNNANRVDFYVGDSSTIVLQHVGMVSTNYATAYSLENGDRFGWGWRDTGSATRTGITSITLDVIPEPATLGMITSMGIGILWVRRRFTI from the coding sequence ATGAAAAAGCATGCTGGAACATTAGTTGTTTTCGTGGCGTTGGGAATGGGGGCTGTAGCGATGGCGGGTGTAACTTTGTCGTTCGATAACGATGCGTCCGACTACTATGGCGACTCCAATGACCGTACCTTGGCATTCAACCTCAGTATGGGCTCGCCGAGTGTCATACCCGATAACCTGTCGTTCACCAATGCGTTGGGTATTACCGGTTCCTCCACCGGTGCCGGTTCGGTTGTGCTGACTGCAACAGCGGGATTCGGTTTTACATCGACCAATGCGAGCTGGGATAATACCGACTATGGGACGCTAGGCGGGAACAATACGCTGGTCATGTCGCAGAACAAAGGGACGATCCAGGGCCTGAATCCTCGTGGTGACAGCGAAAAATTTAATCTGAATGAAATCTTATGGTTCGAAGTCAGCGGGTTGGGTGACGGGCAAACCATGGAGCTGTCTGGGTTTACCCAGTTGGATAATAATGCCAACCGCGTGGATTTCTATGTGGGGGATAGCAGCACGATTGTATTGCAGCATGTCGGCATGGTATCCACCAATTATGCCACGGCCTATTCCTTGGAAAACGGCGACCGTTTTGGTTGGGGATGGCGGGATACGGGGAGTGCTACCAGAACCGGTATAACGTCGATCACCTTGGATGTCATCCCGGAACCGGCGACACTCGGTATGATTACTTCGATGGGCATTGGCATACTTTGGGTTCGGCGCAGGTTCACGATCTAG